The Manis javanica isolate MJ-LG chromosome 2, MJ_LKY, whole genome shotgun sequence genome contains a region encoding:
- the ZHX1 gene encoding zinc fingers and homeoboxes protein 1, which yields MASRRKSTIPCMVLASEQDPDLELISDLDEGPPVLTPVENTRAESISSDEDINESVDSDNQQNKKVEGGYECKYCTFQTPDLNMFTFHVDSEHPNVVLNSSYVCVECNFLTKRYDALSEHNLKYHPGEENFKLTMVKRNNQTIFEQTINDLTFDGSFVKEENSEQAESAEVSSSGISISKTPIMKMMKNKVENKRITVHHNSVDDVPEEKENEIKLDREETVENPSSSASESHASTSIVNRIHANTASTVVTPTAVLPGLAQVITAVSAQQNSSLIPKVLIPVNSIPTYNAALDNNPLLLNTYNKFPYPTMSEITVLSAQAKYTEEQIKIWFSAQRLKHGVSWTPEEVEEARRKQFNGTVHTVPQTITVIPTHISTGSNGLPSILQTCQIVGQPGLVLTQVAGTNTLPVTAPIALTVAGVPNQTNVQKSQVPAAQPVAETKPATAAVPTSQLIKHETTLANPDSFGIRAKKTKEQLAELKVSYLKNQFPHDSEIIRLMKITGLTKGEIKKWFSDTRYNQRNSKSNQCLHLNNDSSTTIIIDSSDETTESPTVVTSQHKQSWNPFPDFTPQKFKEKTAEQLHALQASFLNSSVLTDEELNRLRAQTKLTRREIDAWFTEKKKSKALKEEKVEIDESNAGSSKEEAGETSPGDESVVPKSGSTGKIYKKTPEQLHLLKSAFVRTQWPSPVEYDKLAEESGLARADIVSWFGDTRYAWKNGNLKWYYYYQSSNSSSMNGLSSLRRRGRGRPKGRGRGRPRGRPRGSKRMNNWDRGPSLIKFKTGTAILKDYYLKHKFLNEQDLDELVNKSHMGYEQVREWFAERQRRSELGIELFEENEEEDEVIDDQEEDEEETDDSDTWEPPRHVKRKLSKSDD from the coding sequence ATGGCAAGCAGGCGAAAATCAACAATACCTTGCATGGTCCTTGCCAGTGAACAGGACCCAGACCTTGAGTTGATATCAGATTTGGATGAAGGTCCTCCCGTACTTACACCTGTAGAAAACACCAGAGCAGAGAGTATCTCAAGTGATGAAGACAttaatgaatctgtagattctgacaatcagcagaataaaaaagtTGAAGGTGGCTATGAATGTAAATATTGTACTTTTCAGACTCCAGATCTAAATATGTTTACTTTTCATGTGGACTCAGAACATCCTAATGTAGTGCTAAATTCATCCTATGTATGTGTTGAATGCAATTTTCTTACCAAAAGGTATGATGCACTTTCCGAGCATAATCTGAAATATCACCCAGGAGAAGAGAACTTTAAATTGACTATGGTGAAACGAAATAACCAGACAATCTTTGAACAAACAATAAATGATCTGACTTTTGATGGTAGTTTTGTTAAAGAGGAGAACTCAGAGCAAGCTGAATCTGCAGAAGTGTCTTCTTCAGGAATATCTATCAGTAAAACTCCTATcatgaaaatgatgaaaaataaagtgGAGAACAAACGGATTACAGTTCATCATAACTCAGTTGATGATGTGcctgaagagaaagagaatgaaatcaaACTGGACCGTGAAGAAACTGTGGAAAATCCAAGTTCTTCAGCTTCTGAATCTCATGCAAGTACTTCCATTGTAAACAGAATACATGCAAATACTGCCAGTACGGTAGTGACCCCCACAGCAGTTCTTCCTGGGTTAGCACAGGTGATAACTGCTGTATCAGCTCAGCAGAATTCCAGTTTGATTCCCAAAGTCTTAATCCCTGTTAATAGCATTCCTACGTACAATGCTGCATTGGATAACAACCCCCTTTTGCTTAACACTTATAACAAATTCCCTTATCCAACTATGTCAGAAATTACTGTTCTTTCTGCCCAAGCAAAATATACAGAGGAACAGATAAAGATATGGTTTTCAGCCCAACGTCTAAAACATGGTGTTAGCTGGACTCCCGAGGAAGTAGAGGAGGCAAGaagaaagcaattcaatggaACAGTACACACTGTACCTCAGACCATAACTGTTATTCCTACACACATTTCCACAGGAAGTAATGGTTTGCCATCCATTTTACAAACATGCCAAATAGTTGGTCAGCCAGGTCTGGTCCTTACACAAGTAGCTGGAACAAACACTTTGCCAGTAACAGCACCTATAGCCTTGACAGTGGCAGGGGTTCCAAATCAAACAAACGTACAGAAAAGTCAGGTACCTGCAGCTCAGCCTGTTGCAGAAACAAAGCCAGCGACAGCAGCGGTTCCAACTTCTCAGCTCATCAAACATGAAACCACACTGGCAAACCCTGATTCATTTGGCATTCGGGCAAAAAAGACTAAAGAGCAGCTGGCAGAATTAAAAGTTAGCTACCTTAAAAATCAGTTTCCCCATGATTCAGAAATTATCAGACTTATGAAAATCACAGGCCTGAcaaaaggagagattaaaaaatgGTTTAGTGATACAAGGTACAACCAGAGAAATTCAAAGAGCAATCAGTGCTTACATCTCAACAATGATTCCTCCACCACTATTATTATAGACTCCAGTGATGAAACAACAGAATCCCCGACTGTTGTTACTTCACAGCATAAACAATCCTGGAATCCTTTTCCTGATTTTACTCCccaaaagtttaaagaaaagacTGCAGAGCAGCTTCACGCCCTTCAGGCAAGTTTTCTCAACAGCTCAGTACTTACAGATGAAGAGTTAAATAGGTTAAGAGCGCAAACCAAACTTACCAGAAGAGAAATCGATGCTTGGtttacagaaaagaagaaatcaaaagctttaaaggaagagaaagtggaaATAGATGAAAGTAATGCAGGTAGTTCCAAAGAAGAAGCTGGAGAAACCTCTCCTGGGGATGAATCTGTTGTCCCTAAGTCCGGGAGTACAGGcaagatatataaaaaaacacCTGAGCAGTTGCACTTGCTTAAAAGCGCATTTGTCCGAACACAGTGGCCATCGCCAGTGGAGTATGACAAGTTGGCCGAAGAAAGTGGGCTTGCCAGAGCAGACATAGTTAGTTGGTTCGGGGACACTCGCTATGCTTGGAAAAATGGAAACTTAAAATGGTACTACTACTACCAGAGCTCCAATTCGAGTAGTATGAATGGTCTGTCTTCCCttaggagaagagggagagggagacccaaaggaaggggaagaggaagacCGCGTGGACGTCCTAGAGGAAGCAAGAGAATGAACAACTGGGACAGGGGGCCGTCActcattaaatttaaaactgGTACTGCAATACTGAAGGATTATTACCTGAAGCACAAATTTCTTAATGAGCAAGACCTTGATGAACTTGTTAACAAATCACATATGGGCTATGAGCAGGTGAGAGAGTGGTTTGCAGAAAGACAGAGGAGATCAGAATTAGGTATAGAATTATTTGAGGAAAATGAGGAGGAAGATGAAGTTATTGATGATCAGGAAGAGGATGAAGAAGAAACAGATGATAGTGACACCTGGGAACCCCCACGACATGTGAAGCGGAAGCTTTCTAAATCAGATGACtaa